One Clostridium estertheticum DNA segment encodes these proteins:
- a CDS encoding triple tyrosine motif-containing protein: MNEMNILFSLENPEEKHKEIVISVENELEDNLNYKFLVGLEGTWTTLRELSATSAVVWKPETDAKYSIMVQAKRKESKRAFDFMSKTEYVVGNIEEKLINDIYIDKKEVMVGEKITLTVEAKKVPIMYRYWIRKKGNWQLIKDYSAENVMTWTSKYSGEQEFLVECKDLDSKNVFDDFMKIQFNVRAVKPLEIMRFKCLTQEMLSGRELVFDVEANHEDSRMILYKFVKINPEGNCICIQDYSTKKLVSYVEENMGNYKLLCMAKDMYSLHEFDDRALIHYTVKPYEEINIQSFTSDLSSPQLCDTPINLRCIARGGKDLLYKFKINGKCLEDSGYTRKTNYVWTPSEAGNYKVYLWVKDSSFQGEYEKSVCLDFMIDDIGNTNVIIDDIILDKKNTVLIGEIVHVKVKATGGTSLRYSFSVFENDSEIEKIEFGTHDFVDFTPDKSGKFKIEVRVKDKYSKREFDCHAVVYIEALVCIPAKIDYVLMPPLEYYMVGDTIALEVISENTRNTLVNYVLKINGHLVEQTNFVQHKNYELKPKCSGTYLIELRAKNKASIEEYDCMKEIKIQVHETLPITDTKILCDKTNFKTNEAITVAAQSLGGKDVVYEFYLMEKGEWTLVQRFSKKNDYTFMAFTKGIYRVLVLSKNFYKSISYEDYDIMEIEVIE; encoded by the coding sequence ATGAATGAAATGAATATATTGTTTAGTTTAGAAAATCCTGAGGAAAAACATAAGGAAATTGTAATAAGTGTTGAAAATGAATTAGAGGATAATTTGAACTATAAATTTCTTGTAGGACTTGAAGGAACATGGACTACATTAAGGGAATTAAGTGCAACTAGTGCCGTTGTATGGAAACCAGAAACAGATGCTAAGTACTCTATAATGGTACAAGCTAAAAGAAAAGAAAGCAAAAGAGCATTTGATTTCATGTCGAAAACAGAATATGTAGTTGGAAATATTGAAGAAAAACTAATAAATGATATTTACATAGACAAAAAAGAAGTAATGGTTGGTGAAAAAATCACCTTAACAGTAGAGGCCAAAAAGGTTCCTATTATGTATAGATATTGGATACGTAAAAAGGGAAATTGGCAGCTTATAAAGGACTATTCAGCAGAAAATGTAATGACTTGGACTTCAAAATATTCTGGAGAGCAAGAATTTTTGGTGGAATGCAAGGATTTAGATTCTAAAAATGTTTTTGATGACTTTATGAAAATACAATTCAATGTACGCGCTGTGAAACCCTTAGAAATTATGAGGTTTAAATGTTTGACACAGGAAATGCTTTCAGGTAGGGAACTAGTTTTTGACGTGGAGGCGAATCATGAGGATAGCAGAATGATTTTATACAAATTTGTAAAAATTAATCCTGAGGGGAATTGTATTTGTATACAAGATTATTCAACTAAAAAATTAGTTAGTTATGTTGAAGAAAATATGGGCAATTATAAGCTATTGTGCATGGCAAAGGATATGTATTCACTGCATGAATTTGATGATAGAGCGTTAATTCATTATACCGTAAAGCCTTATGAAGAAATAAATATACAAAGTTTCACTAGTGATTTAAGTTCACCACAACTATGCGATACTCCTATTAATTTAAGATGTATTGCTAGAGGTGGAAAGGACTTATTGTACAAATTCAAAATCAATGGAAAATGCCTAGAGGATTCTGGTTATACTAGAAAAACCAATTATGTATGGACACCAAGTGAAGCAGGAAATTATAAAGTTTATTTATGGGTTAAGGACTCATCTTTTCAAGGAGAATATGAGAAGAGTGTTTGTTTGGACTTTATGATTGATGATATAGGTAATACAAATGTTATTATCGACGATATAATTTTGGATAAGAAAAACACTGTACTAATAGGTGAAATTGTTCATGTAAAAGTTAAAGCAACAGGGGGAACTTCTTTAAGATATAGTTTTTCGGTTTTCGAAAATGATAGCGAAATAGAAAAAATTGAATTTGGAACACATGACTTTGTAGATTTTACTCCAGATAAAAGTGGCAAATTCAAAATAGAGGTAAGAGTAAAAGATAAATATTCTAAAAGAGAATTTGATTGTCATGCAGTGGTATATATTGAGGCTTTAGTGTGTATTCCAGCTAAAATAGACTATGTTTTAATGCCACCACTAGAATATTATATGGTAGGAGATACTATTGCACTAGAAGTAATATCTGAGAACACGAGAAATACCCTTGTAAATTATGTTTTAAAAATAAATGGACACTTAGTAGAGCAAACAAACTTTGTGCAGCATAAGAATTATGAGCTTAAGCCTAAATGTAGTGGAACTTATTTAATAGAACTAAGAGCTAAAAATAAAGCTAGCATAGAGGAATATGATTGTATGAAGGAAATAAAAATACAAGTACATGAGACATTACCTATAACAGATACAAAGATTTTATGCGATAAGACAAATTTTAAGACCAATGAAGCAATAACCGTTGCAGCGCAAAGTCTAGGAGGAAAAGATGTTGTGTATGAGTTCTATCTTATGGAAAAGGGCGAATGGACATTAGTACAAAGATTTAGTAAGAAAAATGATTATACCTTTATGGCCTTTACTAAAGGAATTTATAGAGTACTAGTATTATCAAAAAACTTTTATAAGAGTATTTCATATGAAGATTATGATATAATGGAGATAGAAGTTATAGAATAA
- a CDS encoding pseudouridine synthase gives MERIDKILSNLGHGTRKEVKGLLKKGKVEIDGVIASDSAMKIDPDKAVIKVSGEEIKYRKFIYLIMNKPAGVVSATVDNHDETVIDLLDEEYHSFKPFPIGRLDKDTVGLLLITNDGELNHKLIAPKNHVDKVYYAEINKFIDTKDIATFKNGVVIDDGYKCMPAILEVLNANEDGSEVMVTIQEGKFHQVKRMFESVDKKVVFLRRISFGPLKLDENLQEGQYRELSEEEINLLKQV, from the coding sequence ATGGAAAGAATAGACAAAATATTATCAAATTTAGGCCACGGAACAAGAAAAGAAGTAAAGGGATTGTTAAAAAAAGGAAAAGTAGAGATTGATGGAGTTATAGCATCAGATAGTGCTATGAAGATTGATCCAGATAAGGCTGTAATAAAGGTATCAGGTGAAGAAATTAAATATAGAAAATTTATATATTTAATTATGAATAAGCCAGCAGGTGTTGTTTCTGCTACTGTAGATAATCATGATGAAACTGTAATTGATTTGTTAGATGAGGAGTACCATTCCTTCAAGCCATTCCCTATAGGCAGGCTTGATAAAGATACAGTAGGTTTACTACTAATTACTAATGATGGGGAATTGAATCATAAATTAATAGCACCTAAGAATCATGTAGATAAAGTGTACTATGCTGAAATCAATAAATTTATAGATACAAAGGATATTGCTACCTTTAAGAATGGCGTTGTAATAGACGATGGCTACAAGTGTATGCCAGCCATATTAGAAGTGTTAAATGCAAATGAGGATGGATCAGAAGTAATGGTTACTATTCAAGAAGGTAAATTTCATCAAGTAAAAAGAATGTTTGAAAGTGTAGATAAAAAAGTCGTATTTTTAAGGAGAATTAGTTTTGGACCACTAAAATTAGATGAAAATTTACAAGAAGGACAATACCGAGAATTGTCGGAAGAAGAGATAAATTTATTAAAACAGGTTTAA